In the genome of Lentimicrobium sp. L6, the window TCAGTTTGGTGATAACTATCTAATGACCGGTGTTTGCAATGGCTTTGGTGGAGAAGTGGAGTTTGATGACACGGGAATGGGATTTACTTTATCCGATGTTTCTGTAACATTAATGGATTGCGCCATGAGTGAAAATTCTGAATTTGAATCTCAATACTTTTGGCAGTTCTTCTATGTGGGGACTGAATTAGCACAGCCTTATAGTTACTACATAGTTGATGAAAATGATTACCTCATGCTAACAATTAATAACTCACTCGGTCGCCAAGCTATTTATCATTCTCAGAACACGGTGTCAGTATCCCCAATAAATCAGAACAAATCAGAACTTAGCATTTATCCCAATCCTGCAACTAAGCATTTAAATATTCAAAACATGAGTAACATTGGCTTATGGTCAGTAAATATGACGAATCTACTAGGGCAACAAGTATTCAAAAAAACACTTAATCATCAGGAATTAAACATAGATGTTTCAAATCTAAATAAAGGCGTTTATCTTATTAGGCTTTATGATGAAAATGAGATTGTTCTTTATACAGAGAAAATAATTATAGAATAAGCTTGTATTATAAATAGAAATCTAAATGTATTTTATCCTAAAGCTGAGAGGATGGTTTTATCTCTTGTTTTGAGTGGAGAGGCTGAGCTACTGTTTTAAAATACATTAGACCGTATAATTCAACAGTAATCTATCAGAAACTAATTCTTGTTCCAAAGATTGACCTTCCATTTGAAATCTTCTCAACATTGAACGTCCAACACTAATAATAATTTCTTCTTCAAATACATTTTCCGGAATGGGTAAATCACAAATATAATTTCCTGATTTCTTACTTCCATCGATACTTAATGCAACTCGAACACCTTTGTTTTTTGCCTTCTCAATTTCCAAGAATAAATCTTCTAATTGAAAAGATTGAGCACCATAAAGAATTCCTTGGCTATGACTATATGGAGGATCACAATAAAGTAAATCGCCTTCTTTGGCAAGTTCAAATACTTCTTTGTAATCTGCATGCATAAAGTTTACATTTTTCATTCTTTCTTGCCAATCTATAACTCTTTTTGCAAAACTATCAACCGAAATTGGTGTATGAGGACCGCAAGGTGTGCTCATATAACCATCACTTTTTCTAAAACGAACAATCCCTCCATAACAAGCTCTCGTTAGAAACAAAAAGTCTTTACCATTATGCTTTTCGTTAAACGCTGCTTTTACACTTTCGTATACTTCCTTTTTATTCTCTGTATTTAGTTTGTTTCTATTCTCTGCATACCAATCAACCAATCCCTTTGGATCTGACTTTAACTGTTGCCAAATTTCAATTAATGGTAAAAATGCATCAGAACCAACACCAATATTAGGAGCTACAGTGGCCATTACAGCCCCACTCCCAATAAAAGGTTCATAGAAAGTATTGAATTCAGTTGGGAAAAATCTAACTATTTCAGATGCAAATCTTTGTTTATTCCCAACCCATTTTAATAATTGACTTTTGGGTGGAGTCTTAGTTACAAATTTGCTGTGGAGTCTAGACTGCATAAATAAGATTTTTGGCAAATGTAATGCCAAATGTGTCCTTATCCCAATATCGGATAGCAGGAATAAGCATATATTATATTTTTATGAATGGAGAAACACTAAAAAAGACATATTGTAGCTATAATGACTTTATATAGTCTCAGGGGGGATGACCAAAAAAGCCCGGACTAGCTTATAATCTAGATCTTCTTCAATATTTTATTAGCAAGTGTGAAACTGGAAAAAGAGGTTTAGGTTTCGTCGAATTAAAATCAGTCCTTGAAGCAATGGGAACAACCACAAAGAATTGGTTATAGATTTGAAAAAAGTAAATGAGGACAAAAAATAATTTACAGGTAATGTATTACTCTAGAAGTGAGCATAGAAATAAATTAACAAATAGCTATGCACTTAGGTAGTTTGAGTTAAAGTTTTATAATGAGAATAGTGGAATATTTATTTTGTTGTACTTTTGCCGACACAATAAAAAAATATGCACGATCTTCCAGTTTTAACATTACCAGCATTACTGCAGCAATCAGTTAAAAGATTTACTGATCGTCCGGCACTTGCTTTTGTTGGTAAAGATTCAATAAGCTATAGGCAATTCGATAAAAAAAGACTTGCTGTTAACTCTTTGCTTGAGAAGTTAAAAATCCAACCAGGTGATCGAGTGGCTTTACTAAGTTCCAACATGCCCAATTGGGGAATCACCTATTTCGCTATCGCTTCTATGGGTGCTGTTGTGGTGCCTATTCTACCAGATTTTAGCGAGCACGAAATAGATAATATTTTGTCCCACTCCGAATCAAAAGCCATATTTTTTTCGAATGGTTTAAAAGCTAAGATCAGCAAATTCCAGAAGGAAACACTGTTACACCGCATACTGAT includes:
- a CDS encoding T9SS type A sorting domain-containing protein, with the protein product MRKFILFTLIFSGLIANAQQDELINHLWYLQKLIINDVEYVTPINEEVSEVSTQFGDNYLMTGVCNGFGGEVEFDDTGMGFTLSDVSVTLMDCAMSENSEFESQYFWQFFYVGTELAQPYSYYIVDENDYLMLTINNSLGRQAIYHSQNTVSVSPINQNKSELSIYPNPATKHLNIQNMSNIGLWSVNMTNLLGQQVFKKTLNHQELNIDVSNLNKGVYLIRLYDENEIVLYTEKIIIE
- a CDS encoding Dam family site-specific DNA-(adenine-N6)-methyltransferase; translation: MQSRLHSKFVTKTPPKSQLLKWVGNKQRFASEIVRFFPTEFNTFYEPFIGSGAVMATVAPNIGVGSDAFLPLIEIWQQLKSDPKGLVDWYAENRNKLNTENKKEVYESVKAAFNEKHNGKDFLFLTRACYGGIVRFRKSDGYMSTPCGPHTPISVDSFAKRVIDWQERMKNVNFMHADYKEVFELAKEGDLLYCDPPYSHSQGILYGAQSFQLEDLFLEIEKAKNKGVRVALSIDGSKKSGNYICDLPIPENVFEEEIIISVGRSMLRRFQMEGQSLEQELVSDRLLLNYTV